ACCCGCGACAGCAGCTACTTGGGCCGTGTCAGCTCCTGATGGCAGCCCGATCCAAGGCTCGTAAGCGCGCGCTCGACATCCTGTTCGAGTGCGAGGTGCGGGGCACCTCGCTGGCCACCACGCTCGACGAGCGGGTGATCGCCGGGGAGCCGCCGGTCAACGAGTACACCGTGCGGCTGATCCGCGGCATGGTCGAGCACCAGGCCCGCATCGACGAGCTGCTCTCCACCTACGCCCAGGGCTGGTCGCTGGACCGGATGCCGGCGGTGGACCGCAACGTGCTGCGCCTCGCGGTGCTCGAGGTGCTCTACATCGACGACGTCCCGGACCCGGTGGCGGTCAGCGAGGCCATGAACCTGGTGCGCGACCTGTCCACCGACGAGTCGCCGGCGTACGTCAACGGCATCCTGGGCAGCATCCTGCGCGACAAGCCGGCGCTCTCGGCCTGACCCGGCTGCCCCGTGGACCGGCAGCCGGTCAGGGTTGCAGGCGTCGGGCGTGCAGCAGCTCGTACGCCGGCCGGCAGGCCTGCGCCACGGCGGCGTCGTGCGCCGAGAGCTCGACCTGCCGCGGCCGCCACGGCTCGAACCCGGTGGAGGACAGGACCGCGGCGTACCAGTGCGGCGCCCACACCCCGTCGCTGGCGCGCGGGCCGGCGGGCCAGGAGAGCATCGCGTCGGTGAACCCGATGCCGAGCCAGGCGCACAGCCAGCGCAGGTGCGCCTCGGGGGAGCGCAGGAAGTCCGCGGCGTCGATGACCGGCGGCTCGACGCCGTGGGCGGACCAGAACTGCCAGAGGCGGAGCTGCTGGAGCAGCCCGATGTCGTCGGGCTCGCACGCCTCGCGGGAGCGGACGTAGGAGGCGACGACCTCGGCGGGATCGCGGACCAGCAGCACGTTGCGGAACGCGAGCGTCCACGACAGGTCCTCCTCGGACACGTGGTGGCTCATGTGCTTGGCGTAGTGGACCGTGCGACCTGCCGGGAGGGGAGCGGCCAGCGCGGCGACGGCGGCGGCCTCCTCGGTCGGCTGCGAGGCCAGCACCTCCGCGCGGCCCGGGTGGTCGATGCCGGTGCGGGCGAGGTAGGCGGCGTACAACGGCTCGTCGACGACCACCGTGTCGGGCCGGTTCTCCCAGGAGCGCATCATCGCGGTCGAGATGTTGCGCGGTCCCGACCACATCGCGACCCGGACCGGCGAGGAGCCCGGCGGCGTGCTCACGGCGCGGTCCGGGAGGCGACGTCGCGCCGCACCAGGTCGACGTACAGCTGCTGCAGCCGCTCGACTACCGGCCCGCGGGCGCCGCTGCCGATCGTGCGGCCGTCGATGGTCCGCACCGGGACCACCCCGGCGAAGGTGCCGGTCACGAAGGCCTCCCGGGCGCTGTAGACGTCGGTGAGGCTGAACGTGGTCTCCCGGGCGGTGATGCCGGCCTCGCGGCACACCTGCAGGACGTTGCCGCGGGTGATCCCGGCCAGGCAGAACCGGCCGTCGGAGGTCCACACCTGCGGCTCGTCCTCGGTGCCGGTGACGATGAAGAAGTGGGTGCTGTTGCAGGTCGCGACGAAACCCTGCGGGTCCAGCATCAGCGCCTCGTCGGCTCCGGCGGTGTAGGCCTGGATGCACGCGGTGATGTCGTTGAGCTTGCTGTGGGCGTTCAGCTTCGGGTCCAGGGTGTCGGGGGTGGCCCGCCGGACGTGGGTGGTGAACAGCGTGATCCCTTCGGTCACGGTCCGCGGCATCACCTCCTTGTGCTCGGCGATCACCACGACGGTGGCGGGACCGATCGTGACCCGCGGGTCCTGGTACGGCGTCCGCTTCAGGCCGCGGGTGACCATCAGCCGGATGTGCACGCCGTCGGTCATACCGTTGGCCCGCAACGTCGCGTAGAGCGCGGCGGTGAGCTCGTCCCGGGAGAGGCCGATGTCGAGCATGATCGCCTTCGCGCCCTCGAAGAGCCGGTCGAGGTGCTGATCGAGGAACGCCGGGTGGCCGCCGCTGACCCGCAGCCCCTCCCAGACGCCGTCCCCGAGGACGAATCCGGAGTCGAACACCGACACCACGGCCTGCTGTCGCGCGCGCAGCTCGCCGTTGACCCAGATCAGGATGTCGTCGTTGCGGGGGTCGTCCTCGAAGTCGTGCGTTCCGTGCGCCATGCCGGTCACCCTAGGAGATCCGGGTGCCGCTCAGGCGACCCCAGCGTCGGTGATGTGCCACAGGCCGTCGCCGGCCCGGTGCAGGTAGTAGCCCCACAGTCCGTCTTCGACGGTGCCGTCGCCACCCTCGAAGTCGGCGGTGAACAGCACGTGCGCGCTCGCTCCGTGGGTCTCGGTCTCCTTCATCCGGACCCGGTGGGCCTGCATCGGCCGGCTGAAGCGGCCGAGCGTGGAACCGTCGCGGTCGTCGATCGCGTTGGCGGTGTCGAAGTCGCGGACGTCGACCGCCTCGAGGTAGGCGGCGACCACCTGCTCCGGGGTCGCGTCCGGACCGGGGACGGCGACCTGTCCGCGCGGCGCCGCCCAGACCAGCACGAGCGCGCCCAGCAGGCCGGCGGCGGCGACCACCGCGGTGAGCCGGCGTCGCGTGCGTGTCCCCTTCACGATGCAGAGTGTGCCGCACGCCGCCGCCGCGACGAGGGAGGATGTCGCGGTGAACACCGCAGCAGAAGCGTGCCGCGCGAGGCCCGAGCCCACGCTGACGGGCGTCATCGTCCCGGTCGGTCCGGCCGAGGCCGTCGTGGCCGAGCACCGCCTCCGCTTCGACGTCGCCGCGTCCTGGGGAGTGCCGGCACACGTCACGGTGCTGTTCCCGTTCGTCCCGCCGTCGCAGGTGGACGACGACGTCGTCGCCCGGCTGGCAGCGGTGTTCGCCGCGGCGGCGCCCTTCGACTGCCGGTTCGACAGGTGTGCGTGGTTCGGCGAGGACGTGCTGTGGCTGGCACCGGAGCCGGACCAGGCGTTCCGCGACCTCACCGCGGCTGTCGTCGAGCAGTTCCCCGACCACCCGCCGTACGGCGGCGTGTTCGACGACGTCGTCCCGCACCTGACCGTGGGCGAATCCAGGAGGGGCACGGCGGGCGAGCTGCGGACCGTCGAGGTCGAGGTCAGCCGCAAGCTGCCCGTGACCGCCCGCATCGGGCACGCCCTGCTGATCGCCGGCACGGACGGGCCGGGCTCGTGGCACACGGTGGCCAGGCTGCCGCTCAGCGCTGGCTGACCAGCCGGGCGAGTGCCTCCTCGACGACGGAGCCGGTCGGGGCAGGAGTCTGCAGCTCCGCGGGCTCGTCGGTGCCGAGGAAGTGGGTGCCGCGGGCGTCCACCCGGACCCAGTACCCGTGCGGCGTGCGCCAGTAGTAGACGCCGGGCCGGGGATGTCGGTGCACCCAGCCGCGCCCGTGGGTCTTGATCCGGTGGTGCAGCCGCAGCAGCCGTCCGAGGTTGGCGACCTCTGTCTGCCCCGGTGGTCCTCCGGTGTCCGGTGGCAGGTACGGCACCGAGTGGTCGTGGTCGGCGCGGCGGGACAGGGACGGGGTGTAGGGGAACGCCGTCGCCGGCGACCGCAGCCGGAGCCGCTCGCGCATCCGGGCCGGGACCTCGTAGCCGTCGACCGGGTGGTCCTCGGCAAGGTCGACCACGGGCTTGACGGTGACGTGGGCGTGCCGGAGGAACTCCACCACCTGCTCGGGGGTGATCGCGCCGACGTCCTCCATCCGGGCCACCCCCTCGCGGCGGCCTCGGAGGGCGGCGAGGAAGGACTCCTGCGACAGGTGGAGGTAGAGCACCGCGCCGGGCAGCAGCTTGCCGGGGTCGATCTTGGCGGCCTTCAGGAACGCCAGCGGGTCGCCGGTCGTCGGCGTCGTCGACGGGGCCGGCCCGGAGGGCGGGTCCTGTGCGGTTGGGGTGGGGGAGCCCGTGTCGTCGCCAGGGTCGGGGTCGGTGTCGTGGTCGGTGTCCTGCTGGGCCGGCGGCTCGACGTGATCGAGCGGTTGGTCGGCGGCATGG
The DNA window shown above is from Nocardioides mesophilus and carries:
- the nusB gene encoding transcription antitermination factor NusB, which gives rise to MAARSKARKRALDILFECEVRGTSLATTLDERVIAGEPPVNEYTVRLIRGMVEHQARIDELLSTYAQGWSLDRMPAVDRNVLRLAVLEVLYIDDVPDPVAVSEAMNLVRDLSTDESPAYVNGILGSILRDKPALSA
- a CDS encoding HAD family hydrolase encodes the protein MSTPPGSSPVRVAMWSGPRNISTAMMRSWENRPDTVVVDEPLYAAYLARTGIDHPGRAEVLASQPTEEAAAVAALAAPLPAGRTVHYAKHMSHHVSEEDLSWTLAFRNVLLVRDPAEVVASYVRSREACEPDDIGLLQQLRLWQFWSAHGVEPPVIDAADFLRSPEAHLRWLCAWLGIGFTDAMLSWPAGPRASDGVWAPHWYAAVLSSTGFEPWRPRQVELSAHDAAVAQACRPAYELLHARRLQP
- a CDS encoding aminotransferase class IV → MAHGTHDFEDDPRNDDILIWVNGELRARQQAVVSVFDSGFVLGDGVWEGLRVSGGHPAFLDQHLDRLFEGAKAIMLDIGLSRDELTAALYATLRANGMTDGVHIRLMVTRGLKRTPYQDPRVTIGPATVVVIAEHKEVMPRTVTEGITLFTTHVRRATPDTLDPKLNAHSKLNDITACIQAYTAGADEALMLDPQGFVATCNSTHFFIVTGTEDEPQVWTSDGRFCLAGITRGNVLQVCREAGITARETTFSLTDVYSAREAFVTGTFAGVVPVRTIDGRTIGSGARGPVVERLQQLYVDLVRRDVASRTAP
- a CDS encoding 2'-5' RNA ligase family protein gives rise to the protein MNTAAEACRARPEPTLTGVIVPVGPAEAVVAEHRLRFDVAASWGVPAHVTVLFPFVPPSQVDDDVVARLAAVFAAAAPFDCRFDRCAWFGEDVLWLAPEPDQAFRDLTAAVVEQFPDHPPYGGVFDDVVPHLTVGESRRGTAGELRTVEVEVSRKLPVTARIGHALLIAGTDGPGSWHTVARLPLSAG